A portion of the Actomonas aquatica genome contains these proteins:
- the hisC gene encoding histidinol-phosphate transaminase — protein MNLRELVNPSVLTQPVYEPGRPIEDVARELGLDPNGIIKLASNENPLGASPKAIEAMKAALEDCELYPDGGCVALRDALAAHHGVDAAQLVVGNGSNELLELLGHVFLRPGDEAVMGAPAFIVYKLVTLLFGATPVEVPLVDHVHDLAAMERAITERTRIVFLACPNNPTGTLNPAEEVRAWIERLPQHVVVVLDEAYAEYLDPVPDWTDLLTGDRAVVVLRTFSKIYGLAGLRVGYALTSLEMASMLQRVRQPFNVNTIGQVGAMAALADEAWVARCREANRAGGEQLMAGLAAAGLEYVPSAANFLLVKVGDGARCYTELQRAGVIVRPLGPYQLPEWVRVTIGTEEQNARLLEALRQTARSS, from the coding sequence ATGAATCTTCGTGAGCTCGTGAATCCCAGTGTATTGACGCAGCCGGTGTATGAACCGGGTCGTCCCATCGAGGACGTGGCGCGGGAGTTGGGGCTCGATCCGAACGGCATCATCAAACTGGCCTCGAACGAGAATCCGCTGGGCGCTTCCCCGAAGGCGATCGAGGCGATGAAGGCGGCGTTGGAAGATTGTGAGTTGTATCCGGATGGCGGATGCGTGGCGTTGCGGGACGCGTTGGCGGCCCATCATGGGGTGGACGCGGCGCAGCTGGTGGTCGGGAATGGCTCAAACGAATTGCTGGAGTTGCTGGGGCATGTGTTCCTGCGGCCCGGCGATGAGGCGGTGATGGGGGCGCCGGCCTTTATCGTCTACAAACTGGTCACGCTCTTGTTTGGGGCGACACCGGTGGAGGTGCCCTTGGTGGACCACGTGCATGATCTGGCGGCGATGGAGCGGGCGATCACGGAGCGGACGCGGATCGTGTTTTTGGCCTGTCCGAACAATCCGACGGGCACCTTAAATCCGGCCGAGGAGGTGCGGGCGTGGATCGAGCGGCTGCCGCAGCATGTGGTGGTGGTGCTCGATGAGGCTTACGCGGAGTATCTGGATCCGGTGCCGGACTGGACCGATCTGCTGACGGGCGACCGAGCGGTGGTGGTGTTGAGGACGTTTTCCAAGATCTACGGCTTGGCGGGGCTGCGAGTCGGCTACGCGCTGACTTCGCTGGAGATGGCGAGTATGCTGCAGCGGGTGCGGCAGCCCTTTAATGTGAACACGATCGGCCAAGTCGGTGCGATGGCGGCATTGGCGGATGAGGCTTGGGTGGCGCGTTGTCGGGAAGCGAACCGGGCGGGCGGCGAGCAACTGATGGCGGGCCTGGCGGCGGCGGGGCTGGAGTATGTGCCGAGTGCGGCGAACTTCCTCTTGGTGAAAGTCGGCGACGGTGCCCGGTGTTATACCGAGCTGCAGCGAGCCGGGGTGATCGTGCGACCGCTGGGACCGTATCAGCTCCCCGAGTGGGTGCGGGTCACGATCGGCACGGAGGAGCAGAATGCGCGGCTGTTGGAAGCGCTGAGGCAAACGGCCCGTTCGAGCTGA